In Aspergillus nidulans FGSC A4 chromosome IV, a single window of DNA contains:
- a CDS encoding uncharacterized protein (transcript_id=CADANIAT00000170) has product MGGFRPASRVARLSYDATTKVLSADGVQPRAQSSRLTDTSRRPRRQRRPDNQLVFRLDPRIFSTPTEEKILCDQTEKEKRTLQSGPLGLVSPQGIFSEYEATVATAEPGCSSAATAKVQNVERKFPIRPIIEVSKCCSEPVEIKQESKIEAQFADNDSTTGIKQQGPGPGSVYRYYIRSAGSSLVVSFLAFTLIEAFCNSFQALWLQWWVKANEEYPNKQLEMLLFVRGLNNISLKLHSDLLKTALEFGQDLELIDMMLPIYAVNCITNIMEVSINTLIICIIGKYLAVTIPFLGLVLFFIQSYYLQTSRQVRLLDIEAKAPLYTHFLETIRGISSIQSFKWEPHLREKNYALLNRSQRPFYMMYSVQQWLTLVLDLVVGAVAMWTMTEISIGAVTRVLRFTQDTPSEKEQCMSIVQSGLPHDWPDRGAIEITGLTAGYEEDRPLRSVREWENLLGYGDTTNAKRPGRTHTDGRMQHRSISKSTLRSRINVVLQDPFFMDGTTLRVNLDPHQSVAGDADIIKALGKVHLWDQIRAKGGLEAEFASTDWSVGQKQLLCLARAMVEPS; this is encoded by the exons ATGGGCGGCTTTCGTCCTGCGAGCCGTGTCGCCAGGCTAAGTTACGATGCGACCACCAAAGTCCTGTCTGCGGACGGTGTCCAA CCCCGTGCGCAATCCTCCCGGCTTACGGACACATCGCGGAGACCCCGACGGCAGCGGCGTCCAGACAACCAATTGGTCTTTCGTCTGGATCCGAGAATATTCAGTACGCCTactgaggagaagatctTATGTGACCAGACTGAAAAGGAGAAACGAACTCTGCAGTCCGGTCCTCTTGGATTGGTCTCGCCTCAAGGTATATTCAGCGAGTATGAAGCTACAGTCGCTACTGCAGAGCCGGGATGCTCTTCAGCAGCGACGGCAAAG GTCCAAAATGTAGAGAGGAAATTCCCCATTAGACCAATCATCGAGGTATCAAAATGTTGCTCTGAGCCTGTCGAGATAAAGCAAGAGTCCAAGATTGAAGCTCAATTTGCGGACAATGATAGTACCACCGGCATCAAGCAGCAAGGACCTGGGCCGGGGTCTGTTTACAGATATTATATTCGGAGCGCGGGATCTAGCCTTGTAGTTTCATTTTTAGCCTTCACTCTTATCGAGGCTTTCTGCAACAGCTTCCAGG CACTGTGGCTTCAGTGGTGGGTAAAGGCCAATGAAGAGTACCCCAACAAACAACTCGAAAT GTTACTCTTTGTTCGAGGCCTCAATAACATTTCCCTGAAGCTTCATTCCGACCTCCTTAAGACAGCGCTTGA GTTTGGTCAAGACTTAGAGCTCATTGATATGATGCTTCCAATTTATGCTGTTAACTGCATTACCA ATATTATGGAGGTCTCTATTAACACACTTATTATCTGTATTATTGGCAAATACCTAGCCGTCACGATCCCTTTCCTCGGGCTggttctcttcttcatccagtcGTATTACCTCCAAACGTCCCGCCAAGTACGATTATTAGATATTGAGGCCAAGGCCCCTTTATACACACACTTTCTCGAGACAATCCGCGGCATATCCAGCATCCAGTCCTTCAAATGGGAACCCCACTTACGGGAGAAGAACTATGCTCTTCTGAACCGTTCACAAAGACCGTTTTACATGATGTACAGCGTACAGCAATGGCTAACATTAGTGCTGGACCTTGTTGTCGGAGCTGTCGCG ATGTGGACAATGACCGAAATTTCCATCGGCGCTGTCACACGTGTGCTCCGCTTTACGCAGGATACCCCTTCGGAAAAGGAACAATGCATGTCCATTGTCCAGTCGGGCCTACCGCATGATTGGCCCGACAGAGGTGCTATTGAGATCACTGGTCTCACTGCTGGATACGA AGAAGATCGCCCTCTGCGGTCCGTCCGGGAGTGGGAAAACCTCCTTGGTTATGGCGATACTACAAATGCTAAGCGTCCAGGCCGGACGCATACTGATGGACGGATGCAACATCGCAGCATTTCGAAAAGCACACTCCGCTCACGCATCAATGTGGTACTCCAGGATCCATTCTTTATGGACGGCACCACCCTCCGCGTCAACTTGGATCCCCATCAGAGTGTCGCTGGGGATGCAGATATAATCAAAGCTCTTGGAAAAGTACACCTTTGGGATCAGATCCGCGCAAAAGGGGGTCTAGAGGCGGAATTTGCCTCTACGGACTGGTCGGTCGGTCAGAAGCAGTTGCTCTGCTTGGCGCGTGCTATGGTAGAGCCATCCTAG
- a CDS encoding uncharacterized protein (transcript_id=CADANIAT00000174), producing MSSQTIVLISGANRGLGFEAAKCLVHLANYHIILGSRDLLKADKAADTLHALPNLKCSVSTVQLDVTDKSSITAAKSYIEATFSRLDILVNNAAIYLLNPTSSVDALRASLDTNVIGVVALTEELLPLLRKSASPRLILVSSSNGSLEYNSDPSSPHGGTWAMEYRVTKAALNMLLVQYHASLKEITVLGVDPGFSATEVIGDADALRKMGAAEPEVGGEIIASVVRGEKGQPGRIYGPQGIVPW from the exons ATGTCTTCGCAGACTATTGTCCTCATCTCAG GTGCAAATCGCGGCCTGGgatttgaagcagcaaagtGCCTCGTTCATCTGGCCAATTACCATATCATCCTCGGTAGCCGTGATCTTCTCAAAGCCGacaaggcagcagacactCTCCACGCCCTGCCCAATCTCAAGTGCAGCGTCTCTACAGTTCAGCTTGACGTGACCGACAAATCCTCCATCACGGCCGCAAAGAGCTACATTGAAGCGACCTTCTCCCGCCTCGACATTCTCGTCAACAATGCCGCCATCTACCTTCTCAATCCCACTTCTTCCGTCGACGCTCTCCGCGCATCCTTGGACACTAATGTGATTGGCGTCGTTGCTCTTactgaagagcttcttccactgctcAGAAAGTCGGCAAGCCCTCGGTTGATTCTAGTCAGCTCCTCTAATGGGTCACTGGAATATAATTCCGACCCAAGCTCCCCGCACGGAGGGACCTGGGCAATGGAGTATCGCGTGACCAAGGCGGCGTTAAATATGCTGCTTGTGCAGTACCATGCTAGTCTAAAGGAAATCACAGTACTCGGCGTTGACCCTGGGTTTAGTGCGACCGAAGTTATTGGGGACGCGGACgcgctgaggaagatgggcGCTGCTGAACCAGAGGTTGGAGGGGAGATCATTGCTTCCGTTGTTAGGGGAGAGAAGGGTCAGCCTGGACGGATATATGGCCCTCAAGGGATTGTGCCGTGGTGA
- a CDS encoding uncharacterized protein (transcript_id=CADANIAT00000169) yields MPPSGSSFTALNLPADFTLPQCMEYFTLRAGPNTDLWRKPPNGDTSTAPIVFTSLRNPFLVAEVTVTADFEMEWDQGGLVIFAGGAPQSISSGTAPLARTRRFGGASPNPQPCKWVKAGMEFASGTVNVSSVSATADGADWSLAPLSAADRGPSAIHSVRLKLERVGHSLWVWYQVPSVSPYAMTPGQVAETWKKMREVTWFFYGVEDKFIYVGVYASRPANIQRSSTVWGRTHRTGSSSSAPATGDYLVVEFEDLEIL; encoded by the coding sequence ATGCCTCCCAGTGGCTCGTCGTTTACAGCATTGAATTTGCCGGCAGACTTCACGCTTCCGCAATGCATGGAATATTTCACCCTGAGAGCAGGGCCCAATACCGACCTCTGGAGAAAACCGCCCAACGGGGATACATCGACAGCACCCATTGTGTTTACGTCATTACGAAATCCGTTCCTAGTTGCCGAGGTCACGGTGACGGCGGACTTTGAGATGGAATGGGATCAGGGAGGATTGGTCATTTTCGCCGGGGGCGCACCCCAGTCTATTTCGTCAGGTACAGCGCCGTTGGCGCGGACGCGCCGTTTTGGGGGTGCGTCACCGAATCCCCAGCCGTGTAAGTGGGTCAAGGCAGGCATGGAATTTGCATCTGGCACGGTCAACGTTTCATCTGTCAGCGCAACGGCAGACGGAGCTGACTGGTCCCTCGCGCCACTCAGCGCCGCAGATCGAGGGCCGTCTGCCATCCATTCTGTGCGCCTCAAGCTCGAACGCGTCGGCCATTCACTCTGGGTTTGGTATCAGGTTCCTTCGGTCTCGCCGTATGCGATGACGCCAGGTCAAGTGGCCGAAacgtggaagaagatgcgcGAGGTTACCTGGTTTTTTTATGGGGTCGAGGACAAATTCATATATGTGGGTGTGTATGCGAGTCGGCCGGCAAATATTCAGAGAAGCAGTACGGTTTGGGGTAGGACGCATCGAACAGGGTCGAGCTCTAGTGCGCCTGCTACTGGCGACTACTTGGTCGTGGAgtttgaagatctggagattTTATGA
- a CDS encoding GMC family oxidoreductase (transcript_id=CADANIAT00000175), which translates to MTIPEFDYIIVGGGLTGCVVASRLKQHDPSLNVLLLEAGVDPSNNPNVKTYPPLFSLLGSDIDWKYSTTPQPNTGNRIHSVHAGKALGGGTTINFGGWSRGDSADYDLWARTVRDQRWGYQGLLPYFRRSESFFDRTADVQEHGFEGPVRVCAVSASDPNRQYPMRGPVRDAWIEIGEQYNPAPGTGRLSGVVEFLETWQGGERQAAHQAYSLDGLQCITGARAHKVEVSGPGNIVSGVLLADGRRFTARKEVILAAGALRTPQLLMLSGIGPGDTLAKHGISSVVEAPEVGRNLIDHFALYQLYKLREPERGIALGSSKLSHPALTQGFPVDWAVNQRVPRDVLDPAVQKDKERFGSSTDESVLIPGRPLVETLILYAPIGMPTDGSLLMTSVMLLSATSRGTVSISSASPSDPPLVDSNYYDTETDRAVLTYGSRRTAKALLETSALKNYVECEVPPPDMPALTSQSSDEEFDARIRATGMAHHHPAGTAAMGKVVDTELRVIGVRNLRVVDASILPVSIGGHPQATLYAVAEQAADLILQADVEKA; encoded by the coding sequence ATGACCATTCCTGAGTTCGACTACATCATCGTTGGAGGAGGACTGACTGGCTGCGTTGTTGCCTCTCGACTCAAGCAGCACGACCCTTCCTTGAACGTGCTGCTACTTGAAGCAGGCGTCGACCCTTCGAACAACCCGAACGTCAAGACTTACCCACCACTCTTCTCTCTACTGGGCTCCGACATCGACTGGAAATATTCCACTACCCCCCAGCCAAACACCGGGAACAGAATTCACTCCGTCCACGCTGGGAAGGCCCTCGGGGGTGGGACTACGATCAACTTCGGCGGCTGGAGTCGAGGAGACTCGGCCGACTACGATCTCTGGGCGAGAACTGTCAGAGACCAGCGATGGGGATACCAGGGCCTTCTGCCCTACTTCCGCCGGTCGGAGTCATTCTTCGATCGCACGGCCGACGTCCAGGAGCATGGCTTTGAGGGCCCTGTGCGTGTATGCGCAGTGTCTGCAAGTGATCCCAACAGGCAATATCCGATGCGAGGGCCAGTCCGGGATGCGTggattgagattggtgaacAATACAACCCTGCACCCGGAACTGGCCGATTGTCCGGGGTGGTGGAATTCCTCGAAACCTGGCAAGGCGGAGAGCGTCAGGCTGCACACCAGGCCTACAGTCTTGATGGTTTACAGTGTATCACCGGGGCGAGAGCTCACAAGGTAGAGGTTAGTGGGCCAGGGAACATTGTGTCTGGAGTCCTCCTTGCAGATGGCCGTCGCTTTACAGCGCGAAAGGAAGTCATCCTGGCAGCTGGAGCACTGCGTACGCCCCAGCTTCTAATGTTGTCCGGAATCGGGCCAGGGGACACCCTGGCCAAGCACGGGATTTCGTCTGTCGTTGAGGCACCCGAGGTTGGCAGGAACCTCATCGACCATTTTGCGCTCTATCAGTTGTACAAGCTGCGCGAGCCAGAACGTGGCATTGCGCTAGGGAGCTCCAAGCTCTCTCACCCAGCTCTTACCCAAGGCTTTCCCGTTGACTGGGCCGTCAACCAAAGAGTCCCCCGGGATGTGCTTGACCCGGCCGTGCAGAAGGACAAGGAACGATTTGGTTCAAGCACCGATGAATCGGTCTTGATCCCGGGTCGACCTCTTGTCGAGACATTGATTCTGTACGCCCCGATCGGCATGCCCACCGATGGCAGCCTCCTCATGACGTCGGTCATGCTCCTCTCCGCAACGTCTCGTGGCACCGTCAGTATCAGCTCAGCCTCGCCGAGCGATCCGCCCCTCGTCGATTCCAACTACTACGATACGGAAACAGACCGGGCAGTGCTTACTTACGGTTCTCGCCGTACAGCAAAAGCTCTGTTGGAAACCTCAGCTCTCAAAAATTACGTGGAATGCGAGGTGCCCCCACCGGACATGCCAGCTCTGACGTCGCAGTCCTCTGACGAGGAGTTCGACGCTCGTATTAGAGCTACGGGAATGGCTCATCACCATCCTGCGGGCACAGCCGCCATGGGTAAGGTTGTCGACACGGAGCTGCGCGTGATTGGGGTTCGGAATCTGCGGGTGGTGGACGCTAGTATCCTTCCCGTCAGCATAGGGGGTCATCCGCAGGCGACTTTATACGCCGTTGCggagcaagctgcagatcTTATCCTGCAGGCTGACGTGGAGAAAGCATAG
- a CDS encoding FAD-binding oxidoreductase (transcript_id=CADANIAT00000173) has protein sequence MALFLTGYLLLTFTLTLSFSTLRVWAAGRWPDVVAQELGPQLSSLASIITEPGAVESDFERWSAYSAPQPGVVVSVATEEDVAKTVKFCVSNSIRFLAQNGGHGWADTFDLGPNRRGLLIDITQLNTVVFNANRTQVTLGGGVSIGEAVAAAVEHDTLIPTGNCNCVGTLGAILGGGYGNLLGMVGFGVDNVLELKVVLADGEVHTVTPGRQGKDHDLFWALRGAGPNYGIVTSATLKAYPVDSATNITAWMGQLVFSGEQVEAVVQAIEELTLTPEMNIFLYYMTVNGTQRFIATPFYYGDEGEARGRAAFASLLDIGPIEDQTAEVPYARWNDGSDGFCTSGGYKPAYSAALQTQNSVVIMEAYSLDRARALPDDSAAFPGRSRVNFQAVAIPWYYDQGLENSAIAWGETMRALWWETDGLDDPAVYVNFAHGDENLTTIYGENVGQLRAIKARVDPENVFNQWFNLGTGRP, from the exons ATGGCGCTGTTCTTGACCGGCTACCTTTTACTTACCTTCACCCTTaccctttctttttctacCTTGCGCGTCTGGGCAGCCGGTAGGTGGCCTGATGTGGTCGCACAAGAACTTGGGCCCCAGCTCTCCTCGCTGGCTTCAATTATAACCGAGCCTGGGGCTGTGGAGTCGGACTTTGAACGTTGGAGCGCGTACAGCGCGCCCCAGCCGGGGGTCGTGGTGTCGGTAGCCACTGAGGAGGACGTCGCAAAGACG GTGAAATTCTGCGTCTCAAACTCAATCCGATTCTTGGCCCAGAATGGAGGCCATGGCTGGGCGGACACATTTGACTTGGGACCCAATAGACGCGGGCTGCTTATCGACATCACGCAGTTGAATACGGTCGTATTCAATGCCAACCGGACGCAGGTTACCCTTGGCGGCGGGGTTTCCATTGGTGAAGCggttgcagcagcagtcgAGCATGATACTCTCATACCTACTGGCAACTGCAACTGCGTCGGGACCCTAGGCGCTATTCTAGGCGGGGGGTATGGTAACCTTCTTGGCATGGTCGGGTTCGGGGTTGATAATGTCTTGGAGTTGAAGGTAGTCCTTGCCGACGGGGAAGTGCATACAGTAACGCCTGGCCGTCAGGGCAAGGATCATGATCTGTTCTGGGCGCTCCGCGGCGCGGGCCCTAACTACGGGATTGTCACTTCGGCAACCCTCAAGGCGTACCCCGTGGACTCTGCGACTAATATCACAGCGTGGATGGGACAGCTTGTATTCAGCGGCGAACAGGTAGAGGCCGTCGTGCAGGCTATCGAGGAGCTGACTCTCACGCCCGAGATGAACATCTTCTTATACTACATGACAGTGAACGGCACGCAGAGGTTCATCGCTACGCCGTTCTACTATGGCGATGAAGGCGAGGCACGAGGGCGAGCAGCTTTTGCATCCCTTCTTGACATCGGTCCGATTGAAGACCAGACTGCTGAAGTGCCGTATGCCCGCTGGAATGATGGGTCAGATGGCTTCTGCACCAGCGGTGGGTATAAGCCGGCTTATTCTGCTGCCCTAC AGACGCAGAACAGCGTTGTTATTATGGAAGCGTATTCGCTGGACAGGGCCCGTGCTCTACCGGACGACTCCGCCGCGTTTCCGGGGCGGAGCAGGGTCAACTTCCAGGCTGTCGCTATACCATGGTACTATGACCAGGGGCTGGAAAATAGCGCGATAGCTTGGGGGGAGACAATGCGAGCTTTGTGGTGGGAGACTGATGGGCTGGATGATCCGGCTGT GTATGTCAATTTTGCCCATGGCGACGAGAACCTGACGACCATATACGGAGAAAACGTGGGACAACTGAGAGCCATCAAGGCCAGGGTGGACCCCGAGAACGTATTCAATCAATGGTTTAATCTTGGTACTGGACGTCCATAG
- a CDS encoding uncharacterized protein (transcript_id=CADANIAT00000172), with translation MLAVIGLGLTKASILILIRGIFSVSRPFRHLCNAMLFVVAAWTISFFFSNLFTCFPVTPLVEPFYGNKCINGLAMWYAGCISDVVVDLIILVIPLPMISQLKLPLRQKVAIGAIFLLGTTVVVISITRMAMYFHVGTTFREHYNDMTYYTSPVFFWTNIEISLAVILACLPTLRPVWTVLSGGRARKSSTYRPYDEIEPENSERMRRVKPTLDTIDRLESSIALVKVPAGPR, from the exons ATGCTCGCCGTAATCGGGCTGGGCCTCACAAAAGCGTCCATTCTCATTCTGATTCGAGGCATCTTCTCTGTTTCGCGTCCGTTTCGTCATCTCTGCAACGCTATGCTCTTTGTCGTAGCGGCCTGGAcgatttccttcttcttcagcaatcTGTTCACTTGCTTCCCCGTCACCCCGCTCGTTGAGCCGTTCTACGGCAACAAGTGCATCAATGGACTGGCCATGTGGTATGCCGGCTGTATTAGCGATGTTGTTGTCGACCTGATCATTCTCGTCATACCGCTGCCGATGATCTCGCAGCTCAAACTGCCACTGAGGCAGAAGGTGGCAATCGGCGCCATCTTTTTGCTGGGCACGAC GGTTGTTGTCATTAGCATCACGCGGATGGCCATGTATTTCCACGTGGGAACGACGTTCAGGGAACACTATAACGACATGACTT ATTACACCTCccctgtcttcttctggacGAATATCGAGATCTCTTTGGCCGTGATCTTGGCCTGCCTTCCGACTCTGCGGCCCGTTTGGACTGTCCTCTCCGGTGGCCGtgcaaggaagagcagtaCGTATCGCCCTTATGATGAAATCGAACCGGAGAACAGCGAGCGTATGAGACGCGTCAAGCCCACGCTCGACACTATTGACCGGCTGGAAAGCAGTATTGCGCTGGTCAAGGTTCCTGCGGGACCGAGGTAG
- a CDS encoding FAD-binding oxidoreductase (transcript_id=CADANIAT00000168) produces the protein MRHSVYSWLTLSAMRGTISPVEALNLTALYGSGLSDSAQILDASEPGFMNITPRWTQYRPPIYYGAIVPATEADIQHIVRTSVEHDIPFLATGGGHGLTTTLGQFSGITIELTRFNTVKLNKETGQITLGGGTRYSDIYEPMFNTGKMMGLGNTPCIGAVGATLGGGTGIGQGIYGLGLDALLSVRLITATGDIVVASRTENQDLFWAIRGAGASFGIVISATFQLHDAVNGGIVALTMFTYSPEQNRSVWEALQSYDENIPDELSFNLAAVVNATTREAFIVAESEYHGPPAEAERFLQPFIDIGPTSVQSTTLPWTQIYDTVHSTNQRLCTPGQYLNEYTIALKRTDVDAFTAYYNELYALWVREERYEGDWIIARSPIRVMRLVSDEETVFPHRHAITHLLFGNYYSSPSLDSTINAWMRNVRARFQATSGYDRLHAYTNFAQGDEGPGAWYGSANLKQLRALKSKWDPDGAFNNFNPVLP, from the exons ATGCGGCATTCAGTTTATTCTTGGCTTACTCTGTCGGCCATGCGCGGTACAATTAGCCCGGTGGAGGCGCTCAATCTCACTGCCCTCTATGGTTCAGGTCTCTCAGACAGTGCGCAAATATTGGATGCATCTGAGCCTGGTTTCATGAATATCACGCCACGATGGACCCAGTACAGGCCGCCAATCTACTACGGCGCTATCGTCCCAGCTACTGAGGCCGACATTCAGCATATCGTGCGCACCTCGGTAGAGCATGATATCCCGTTCCTTGCCACAGGAGGCGGGCATGGCCTCACGACAACCCTGGGACAGTTTAGCGGTATCACGATTGAACTGACCCGGTTCAACACCGTCAAACTAAACAAGGAAACAGGTCAGATAACTCTCGGTGGTGGAACGAGGTACTCTGATATCTACGAGCCCATGTTTAACACGGGGAAGATGATGGGGCTGGGCAACACCCCCTGCATTGGGGCAGTCGGCGCAACGCTAGGGGGTGGAACCGGGATAGGGCAAGGCATTTACGGCCTGGGGCTTGATGCCCTGCTGTCCGTTCGTCTGATCACCGCCACAGGTGACATTGTCGTTGCTTCTAGGACTGAAAACCAAGATCTTTTCTGGGCGATTCGCGGCGCTGGTGCTAGCTTTGGAATTGTTATCTCTGCGACTtttcagcttcatgatgcAGTCAATGGTGGCATTGTCGCACTGACCATGTTCACATACTCACCAGAGCAGAATCGGTCTGTATGGGAAGCACTTCAGTCTTACGATGAAAATATTCCAGACGAACTATCCTTCAATCTTGCTGCGGTAGTAAATGCGACGACAAGAGAG GCTTTCATCGTTGCCGAATCAGAGTATCACGGTCCACCGGCCGAAGCCGAGCGTTTCCTGCAACCTTTTATAGACATCGGACCCACCTCTGTCCAATCGACGACTTTACCATGGACGCAGATTTACGACACCGTCCATAGCACGAACCAAAGACTTTGCACGCCGGGGCAATATTTGAACGAATACACCATCGCCCTCAAGCGGACAGACGTGGACGCCTTCACGGCTTATTACAATGAGTTGTATGCCCTTTGGGTAAGGGAAGAACGTTACGAAGGGGACTGGATCATCGCGAGGTCTCCCATTCGCGTTATGAGACTGGTttctgatgaggagacgGTGTTTCCGCATCGTCACGCCATTACCCATCT cctcttcggcaaCTACTACAGCAGCCCGTCACTTGATTCAACCATAAACGCATGGATGCGCAACGTCCGCGCGAGATTCCAAGCCACGAGTGGCTACGACAGGCTCCACGCTTACACAAACTTTGCACAGGGCGACGAAGGACCTGGGGCGTGGTATGGCTCTGCAAATCTGAAGCAGCTTAGGGCGTTGAAGAGTAAGTGGGATCCGGATGGGGCTTTTAATAATTTTAATCCGGTGCTGCCATGA
- a CDS encoding uncharacterized protein (transcript_id=CADANIAT00000176) — protein MRISASISLSLAMLLSLFAIATGLPTKLEPETDASVVRTPQVQRDEGIQDADDYVRNSWSE, from the exons ATGCGTATTTCAGCCTCaatttctctctctctagCCATGCTGCTGTCTCTCTTTGCCATTGCCACGGGCCTTCCGACCAAACTTGAACCAG AGACAGACGCAAGCGTTGTCCGCACTCCGCAGGTTCAGCGGGATGAAGGGATCCAGGACGCCGACGACTATGTCCGAAATAGCTGGTCCGAATAG
- a CDS encoding oxidase ustYa family protein (transcript_id=CADANIAT00000177), whose amino-acid sequence MLGNRREKGYSLLPLTGGQPERLPYHYVAYFLLTASNILFLGLWLFSGHMSSDCIRPQISYSPAKDDGAIAYVKKRLMRDIEHNPFTGEPRPELDAAWRHILEPMTTKISAEELAHLPDTSIPFADGSGYIAELAVYHELHCVKRVRRYLHLSHYMPNITADELVRENTHIDHCLEYWREAAMCRGDTTLATFRWKDGLPYSRVYSDHECVDWEALDDWARGRMVDMSDYSILKQN is encoded by the exons ATGCTGGGAAACCGCAGAGAAAAAGGGTACAGTCTCCTGCCATTGACAGGAGGACAGCCGGAGCGGCTACCCTACCACTATGTCGCGTATTTCCTGCTCACTGCGtcaaacatcctcttccttggTCTCTGGCTGTTCTCAGGACACATGAGCAGTGACTGTATCAGACCGCAGATATCATACT CACCCGCCAAAGACGACGGTGCCATAGCCTACGTGAAGAAGCGCCTCATGCGGGATATTGAGCATAATCCATTCACGGGGGAACCTCGCCCTGAGCTTGATGCTGCCTGGAGACATATACTTGAGC CGATGACCACCAAGATCAGTGCAGAAGAACTCGCCCACCTCCCTGACACAAGCATCCCTTTTGCAGACGGCTCTGGGTATATCGCTGAGTTGGCTGTCTATCATGAGTTGCACTGCGTG AAACGAGTGCGCCGCTATCTCCACCTATCGCACTACATGCCCAACATCACCGCCGACGAACTCGTTCGTGAAAACACCCACATCGACCACTGCCTCGAGTACTGGCGCGAGGCAGCCATGTGCCGGGGTGACACGACGCTCGCGACATTCCGGTGGAAGGACGGACTTCCCTACAGCAGGGTCTATAGTGATCACGAGTGTGTGGATTGGGAGGCCTTGGATGACTGGGCAAGGGGGAGGATGGTGGATATGAGTGATTATTCTATTCTGAAACAGAACTAG
- a CDS encoding uncharacterized protein (transcript_id=CADANIAT00000171), with amino-acid sequence MYNAVHPQEAPQQMPQIRAMGSVASPILLPISATGPVPLSLTLASDNLSPNASSAFSMIPISMDVEEGAPQPEFRDIQPWDLKHPVAVYANRDGKQLPVFYDAATQEYYLFTIEGAVLLHKTPTITIKKRQARQVLGRISYSQIRRITETELAESIMKGIDLPLSSSPLVDSVSLLRNAMHDSIIVTRNSRPTTFFRFWEDKDVRDSGTLGSDSLLMYLRPSMDGLVGHRCDALWHCGNNVIYCSKCTSYRLPSTCPTSGDADKADNTLTFGPPIPVGRVTVGVHITRKIFDGCLRPDKKGLNIPHAYQTLSKIFHKPTIDSIPIPQTYMVSNLLKDSLFVVADMFPKTAAESWADYFDVGGEHAQQGMSGMTNAAVGVTAGSAIIGTGAMVGLRIAEVVGV; translated from the exons ATGTACAACGCAGTCCATCCGCAAGAGGCACCTCAACAGATGCCCCAGATCCGCGCGATGGGCTCGGTGGCCTCCCCGATCCTCCTCCCAATCTCGGCGACTGGGCCTGTGCCCCTAAGCCTCACACTCGCCAGCGACAACCTTTCCCCTAACGCCTCGTCGGCCTTCAGCATGATCCCAATATCCATGGACGTTGAGGAGGGCGCTCCCCAGCCGGAGTTCAGGGATATCCAGCCCTGGGACTTAAAACACCCCGTCGCCGTCTATGCAAACAGAGACGGCAAGCAGCTCCCCGTCTTCTATGACGCCGCAACGCAAGAATACTACCTCTTCACAATCGAGGGCGCAGTGTTACTACATAAGACGCCTACAATAACGATCAAGAAAAGGCAAGCCCGCCAAGTCCTCGGCCGGATTTCCTATTCCCAAATTCGGAGAATCACTGAAACCGAGCTTGCGGAGAGTATCATGAAGGGCATAGATCTTCCTCTCTCAAGCTCGCCGTTGGTGGATAGTGTTTCGCTTTTAAGAAATGCCATGCATGACTCAATCATCGTTACGAGGAATAGTCGGCCTACTACGTTCTTCCGGTTCTGGGAGGATAAGGATGTTAGGGACTCAGGTACTTTGGGCTCAGACAGCTTGTTGATGTATCTGAGGCCGTCGATGGATGGACTTGTTGGGCATAGATGTGATGCATTGTGGCATT GCGGGAATAATGTCATCTACTGCTCCAAATGCACCTCCTACCGTTTACCCTCCACCTGTCCTACATCTGGGGACGCAGACAAAGCCGATAACACGCTAACCTTTGGCCCACCCATTCCGGTGGGCCGAGTAACAGTAGGAGTCCATATCACCCGCAAAATATTTGACGGGTGTCTCCGACCAGATAAGAAGGGTCTCAATATCCCTCATGCATACCAGACTCTCTCCAAGATCTTTCACAAGCCTACTATTGATTCTATCCCAATACCACAGACTTATATGGTTTCGAATTTGCTCAAGGATAGTCTGTTCGTTGTTGCCGATATGTTCCCGAAGACTGCGGCTGAAAGCTGGGCAGATTACTTTGATGTTGGTGGTGAGCATGCACAGCAGGGGATGTCCGGCATGACAAATGCTGCGGTGGGTGTAACAGCCGGCAGCGCGATTATTGGGACAGGTGCGATGGTTGGCTTGAGAATTGCGGAGGTAGTGGGGGTGTAA